The Helicobacter ibis DNA segment ACTATTTCCATGCTATCAAATGAGCATTTCATAGAAAAATAATCAGCCCTTAGCGTAGATACCTTTATATTTCCTATATACAACTCATATCCATTTTTTATTCTCTTTTCTCTACCAAGAGGGTGAGAAAATACAAACTCATTATCGCCCACCTTAAGTGGTGCAAAATTTATAACTCTTCTTACATTGCTTAGCGGAATCTTTACATTATTGTTTATTGTAACTTCACCATATTCTTGTATTTTTTTAGAAACTTCACTTAATGTTAACTCAAAATCCCTCTCAAACTCTATCCCCAAAATACCCATAAGAACTTCGATAGAACTAAGTTGATAAAATGTTTTTAACTCTAAATCTTTAATGTTTTTACTGGTTTCAATGGCTAATGCTGGTTTTAGGTTTGATATTGCAAAAAATGTCAAAGAATTTTGTTGTTCTTCATCTTTATGTCTAGTCTCTGTATTTCGAATCCCAAATGTATGATAATCATAGTGCAAACTCTTATTTAGACTATTTACTATATTTTGTGCTATTTCATCTAAGTTGCCAAACAATACATCATCTAATTGCTTTTGATCTATGACATATGTTTGCCCCCATGCCCTTGGGTTAAAAATTGAATTCTCCCATTTCTCTCTATAAAACCCATGCCCATCGTGTAAATTTAAAATGAAATTTACCTTTTCATCTTTTATTATGCCTTTTATTCTCTCTACATTATCATAATCTGGATCATTTTTAGAAATAACCGCAAACTTACGATTCATATCTTTATACAATCCTCTTTTAAAGTTTAAAATACTATCTGGATTTAGATTTGGCACCACAAGTACATTTCCCTTTTTTATCTTATAGTGTTGAAGCAACAATGTAGGGGTAAAATATCCACCAGGCTCATCACCATGAATCCCGCCAATTACCAATAGAGTATTACCATTTATATTTCCATTTAGCTCATATATATCAAATGGCTTATTTTTAATACTAGCATATGAAATCTCAAACAAAAACACTAAACAAAATATAACTTTTATCAAATTCACCTTTTACCTTTTATTGCTTTAATATATATTCACTCATTTCTAAGATTCTATTAGAATATCCCCATTCATTGTCATACCAAATCATTATTTTTGCCATTTTATCTTGTAGCACAAATGTTAAATCACTAGCTACAATACCGCTTAGGGAATTATTCACAAAATCTTGCGATACTCCATAATTATCATCAACTCCTAATATACCTTTCAAACTACCTTTAGAAGCTTCATAAAAAAGATTATTTATAGATTCTTTTGTGGCATTTGTTTTTAGGTTAATATTTAAGTCTATCATTGATACATCAGCTACTGGCACACGCACACTATGTCCATGAAGCTTATCTTTTATTCTTGGTAGCACCAAATGCAGTGCTTTTGCAGCTCCAGTTGTAGTTGGAATTATATTTAATGCAGCTGCCCTAGAACGCCTAAAATCACCCTTATAATATGCACTATCTATTAATCTTTGATCATTTGTATAACTATGAATTGTGCTTAAAATCCCACTATTAACACCAAAGGCGTCATCAAGCAACATGACAACCGGTGCTAAAGCATTTGTTGTGCAACTTGCATTTGATATTATTTCCTCACCATTATAAGATTTATGATTGACACCATATACAAATGTCCTTGTATCATCAAGCACTGGAGCGGATATTATCACCCTTTTTGCACCCTTTTTTAAATGACATTTCACAGATTTACTATCCAAAAATAATCCGCTACACTCTAATACAATATCAGCCCCTAGAATATCTATAGATTCTGGAATCTTACAAGAACTAAATTTTATTTGATTATCATTTACAGCATACAAACTATCATCTAGCTTTGTGTATGTAATTTCTGTTTTGTGTATTGAATCATGAGATAATAAATACATCAAATTATCACTATCTCCAAGGTCATTTATCCCAACGATTGTGAATCTATCTTTCATCTTAGTTAGTGCTATTTGTGCGACACATCTGCCAATTCTTCCAAAACCATTTATAAAAAATCTAATCTTTCCCATGCCAATACAACTTAAATATTTTCTTACATAAAGTGCGAATTGTAACACAAAAACGCAAACAAACTTTATTAAATATTGGAATCAAAACAAAAATAAGTTATAATGCAAACTTTTATATCAAAAATTAGAGAGGAAATGATGTCTTTATATGATAGAAAGTCATTAAATGATCATTACACAAATAATGAGTCAAGCTTTTCAAGTGCTACTTTTAGTAGTGATGTTGCATTAATTAGCTTTGTAAAGCAAACTTATCAGCTTTTTGCTGCGTCGCTTTTTGCTGCTAGTGTTGGTGCTTATATAGGTATTACTAGCTTTGGTGGTGTGGTAAGCCAATATTACATAGGATTTGTGATTTTGGAATTAGCACTTTTGTTTGGATTGTTTTTCACAAAGTCAAAGCCTGGCATAAATCTATTTATGCTATTTGCTTTTACTTTTGTTACAGGTGTCACACTAACCCCGATTCTAAGTAGAGTATTGGGTATGCCGGGTGGTGCTATGATAGTAGCTCAAGCATTCTTGCTAACTACTGCTATTTTTGGCGTTATGAGTATATTTGCACTAAGAACAACAAAAGATTTAGCTAGTATGGGGAAAATGCTTTTTATAGCACTTATTGTTGTAGTTATAGGCTCTATTATTAATATATTTTTAGGAAGCCCTTTATTACAGGTAATCATAGCTGGTGTTGGTGCTATATTATTTAGTTTATTTATCGCATATGATACACAAAACATCGTAAGAGGATTATATGATAGTCCTGTAATGGCGGCAGTTAGTCTGTATTTAGACTTTTTAAATCTTTTTGTATCACTACTTCAATTACTTGGAATCTTCAATTCAAAAGAATAATGAGAATCTTAGGGATTCTCATTTATGCAATAATCATAGAATCATAGATGCAAATCTCAATCGATTAAAAGAAGGCTTAAGAGTTATAGAGGATATACTTAGATATAGCTTTAACAACAAAGCCCTTGCAACTTCGATAAAAACCCTACGACATAAATGTAAAATTGATAATTACATAGACATAATAAAACAAAGAGAATCAACACATGATGTATTAAAAGAAAGTATAAATGATGAAATGCAAAGAGAAAGCCTAGAAAATATAATCATAGCAAATTTCAAAAGAACACAAGAGTCATCAAGAGTGCTAGAAGAAATTTATAAGTTAGAAAACAAAGTTTATAGCGAAACTTTTAAAAATATAAGATATGAACTATATGTTTTGGAAAAACAAATATTACTAACATTTTTTAATAAAATTTGATAGAATTGTGCAACTTTAAATAAATTTTTAGGTGGTTTTGTAGTGGTTAGGACTATGCTATATAGCAAGATTCATCGAGCAAAAGTAACAGATGCAAATTTAAATTATGTTGGCTCAATTAGTATAGATAAAGAGTTAATAAATGCAGCTTCCTTGCTTGAGGGACAAAAGGTAGATATAGTAAATATAAATAATGGTGAGAGATTCTCCACATATGTAATAGAGGGCAAAAGCGGAGAGATATGTCTAAATGGTGCTGCAGCGAGAAAGGTTCAAAAAGATGATATAGTAATAATAATAGCATATGCGTCATTTACAGAAGATGAACTAAAAACATACAAACCAAAAGTAGTAATAGTAGATAGCAACAACAAAATAATCAACATAAAAGAGGATTTAAAACATGTTTAATTCGCAAGACTTACTAAAAACACTAGAAAACCTACAAGAACAATTCAGCAATGCACAAGAAGAAAATAAAAATCTAACATTTACTGCTAAAAGTGGTGGTGGGCTTGTTAGTGTCAGTGTAAATGGAAATGGAGAGATAATTGATATTACCATTGATGATTCTCTACTAGAAGATAAAGAATCAATGCAAATATTGCTAATTAGTGCAATTAATGATGCATTAAAGAGCTTTGAGCAAAATAGAAAAAGTATGGCACTGGATATGATGAATAACATCGGTCTTGGTGGATTAAAGGGTATGTAATGTTAAAAATAATATTTTGCTTTCTATTATCTATAACAAGTGTTTTTGCGTATGATTTTAGAGTATGTCAAAAACAAGCTTCCTCATCAATGGAAAAAATTGGCAAAGAATATGGCGTAGCACTAAAAAATAATAATGGAGAAATTGTTCTTTTTTACTATTCGCCAAAGGTAACACCAAGGGGATACACAATCCTAAAACATGACCCATTTGTCGGAATGTATCTTCTAAAACCAAAAAAGAAACTAAAACCACTTAATATAAGAGAAATAAATGGTGATATACTAGAGCAAGAAATAGCAAGTATAACCCCAACACAAAGCGTTAGTGGCAAAATAAGCACACTTCAACAAAGTCAAATTGATTTTGCTACTTTAAATGTCCCAACATTTAATAGCTCAATAATATCAACCATATGCGACCATATATATGGAATTGGCATAGGAAATAACTACTTCTTAGAGAAAAGATATATAGATAGATTCTTAAATAATCCTATTTATTATGGGGATATAGGAATTAGAGTATTTAGCAACAAAGAAGGTTTAATAGAGGTAAATGTCGTAGATCCATTCTTTAAAAATAATCCATTTGCATATGGAGATATCATAATGGCTATAAATGGCGAGGCAATACCTGATTTAGCAGCATTTAACAGAGTTGTCTTTGATTTACCACAAGGCAGTAAAGTGCCAGTTAGAATAAATAGGAATAATAATGTAATAAATACATTCGTAGTTGTCGATAGACGCACGGGAGGTATGCTATTACCAGAAAATTTTCTAGCAAGAATCGGAATTGAAATATCTGATAATTTTGTCATAACAAGAGTTGAATCAACGGCTAAAAATGGATTTGATAAGCTAAAAGTTGGAGATAAAATAATACAAATAAACAATAAAAAAGTCCCAACTGGATATAACAACATAATAAGAATGCTAGGAGAGATGCCAGATAGTGAGCAAAAATGGCTTATTTCAAGAGATGATTTTCAATTTTTTATAGAAGTTAATACAAAAGATTCGCAAAATGAAAACGCTTTTACAGAATACATTAGATGATTTTGAATCTTTCATAGCTCTAAATGCTCCAAAAATAGAGAGTTTCCACCCATATTATGAATCTGCATTATGGGAGATGGTATTAGGCGGTGGTAAGAGATTTAGACCACAGCTATTAATGACTATAGTCTTAGCTTATGCACCACACAAAATACAATGTGCATTCCTTCCAGCATTAGCAATAGAGGTATTACACACATATTCTTTGATACATGATGACTTACCAAGCATGGATAATGCTTCATTAAGGCGAGGTTTAAAAACACTTCATACAAAATACGACGAAGCAGGAGCAATACTAATAGGAGACGCATTAAATACCTACGCATTTTACCTGCTATCACAAGCAAAGCTAAAACCGAAGACAAAAATAAAGCTAGTAAAAATATTAAGCAAAAATGGTGGAATCTATGGCATGGTGCTAGGACAAGCACTTGATTGTTATTTTGAAGAAAAAAAATTACCTCTATCATCACTAAAAACAATACACATAAACAAAACTGCAAAACTAATTTCTGCCTCTTTGCAAATGGGTGGAGCAATTGCAAATGTAGATAAAAAAACACTAAAAACATTAAAAAAACTTGGAATCTTGCTAGGCTTATTTTTCCAAATTAGAGATGATATTATAGATTCAACACAAAGTGAAAAAGAAGCATTAAAAACAACAAATAACGATACAAACAAAAATAGCTATGTGAATCTTTTAGGATTAGAAGGTGCTAGATATGAGCTAGAAAAATTAAAAACAAAAATAGATTCAAAGATAAAAAAGCTAAATACAAACTCACAAGAAATACTAAATATTATTTTAAAGAAATATCTAAAAGAGGTTTAATGAAAAGAATTTTTATAACAAATGATGATGGATATGAATCTCCGGGTCTTCTAGCTCTAAAAGAAGCACTATCTCCACTAGGACATGTAGTAGTAGTAGCCCCAGCAGTAGAAAAGTCAGCATGTGGGCATGGAATGAGCTTAACACACCCGCTTAGATTCATAAAAATAGATGATGATTTTTATAAGCTAGATAATGGAACTCCAACTGATTGTGTTTATTTATCACTATATTCTCTATATGATAATCCACCAGATTTAATAGTAAGTGGGATAAATATAGGCTCAAATATGGGAGAAGATGTGAGTTATTCAGGCACTGCAGCTGCTGCTATGGAGGGTGCATTACATGATATTCCATCAATTGCAATATCACAAGTATTAAAGGATAAGAATCATTTTGGATTTGACTTTGCCCTTGCAAAAGATAGTATCTATAAACTTGCCAAAAAAGTCCTAGAAGGTGGTTTTCCATTAGCAAATAGACAATTTTTAAATATAAATATCCCACAAATAACCAAACAAGAGTGCAAGGGATTTAAAATAACAGAGCTTGGAATTAGAATGTATGGCAACGATGCACAACTACACAGGAATCCAAGAGGCGAAGAATATTATTGGCTTGGATTACATCCACTATCTTGGAAGGAAAGAGAAGGAGATGAGACTTCAGATTTTAGTGCAGTCTTTGATAATTATGTATCAATCACTCCTATAACACTTGACTTTACGGCAAGAGATAAAATAAATACACTAAAACAATGGATAAATAATGGATAAAAGATTCACAAGAACACTACTATTATTTAAAGATGATGGTTTTAAAAAACTACAAGATTCTAAAGTTCTACTACTTGGTGTTGGCGGTGTTGGAAGTTTCGCACTTGATTGCCTTTATAGGACAGGTATTGGAAATATTTGTATAGTTGATTATGATAAATTTGATGAAACAAATCAAAACAGACAAATAGGAGCCCTTGAAGGTGTAGGACAAAAAAAAGTAGAAGTCCTAGCAAAAAAATATCAAGGAATAAACGCCATAGATTCTAAAGTAGATGAAGAATTCATAAATAGTTTTAACTTCGAATCTTATGACATAGTAATTGATGCAATAGATGATATAAATGCAAAAATATTGCTAGCACTAAAAATAGCAAATAAACCAAAGATAAAAACTATGCCTATACTACTATCATCAACAGGTAGTGCAAAAAAGCTAGACCCTTCAAAAATAGAATTTGCAAGCATTTGGAAAAGTCATGGGGATAAGTTTGCAAGAAAATTTAGAGAAGGATTAAAAAAGGCAAATTTTAG contains these protein-coding regions:
- a CDS encoding M99 family carboxypeptidase catalytic domain-containing protein, which codes for MNLIKVIFCLVFLFEISYASIKNKPFDIYELNGNINGNTLLVIGGIHGDEPGGYFTPTLLLQHYKIKKGNVLVVPNLNPDSILNFKRGLYKDMNRKFAVISKNDPDYDNVERIKGIIKDEKVNFILNLHDGHGFYREKWENSIFNPRAWGQTYVIDQKQLDDVLFGNLDEIAQNIVNSLNKSLHYDYHTFGIRNTETRHKDEEQQNSLTFFAISNLKPALAIETSKNIKDLELKTFYQLSSIEVLMGILGIEFERDFELTLSEVSKKIQEYGEVTINNNVKIPLSNVRRVINFAPLKVGDNEFVFSHPLGREKRIKNGYELYIGNIKVSTLRADYFSMKCSFDSMEIVSDNKDMFLASFGDTISFKDGFLIKGKNTARVNVIGYSKKGVVSESDVFIDSKLIDKNYSLDKSDSIFRVEVYEGNNFCGMINLKKGN
- the gap gene encoding type I glyceraldehyde-3-phosphate dehydrogenase; the protein is MGKIRFFINGFGRIGRCVAQIALTKMKDRFTIVGINDLGDSDNLMYLLSHDSIHKTEITYTKLDDSLYAVNDNQIKFSSCKIPESIDILGADIVLECSGLFLDSKSVKCHLKKGAKRVIISAPVLDDTRTFVYGVNHKSYNGEEIISNASCTTNALAPVVMLLDDAFGVNSGILSTIHSYTNDQRLIDSAYYKGDFRRSRAAALNIIPTTTGAAKALHLVLPRIKDKLHGHSVRVPVADVSMIDLNINLKTNATKESINNLFYEASKGSLKGILGVDDNYGVSQDFVNNSLSGIVASDLTFVLQDKMAKIMIWYDNEWGYSNRILEMSEYILKQ
- a CDS encoding Bax inhibitor-1/YccA family protein, which translates into the protein MSLYDRKSLNDHYTNNESSFSSATFSSDVALISFVKQTYQLFAASLFAASVGAYIGITSFGGVVSQYYIGFVILELALLFGLFFTKSKPGINLFMLFAFTFVTGVTLTPILSRVLGMPGGAMIVAQAFLLTTAIFGVMSIFALRTTKDLASMGKMLFIALIVVVIGSIINIFLGSPLLQVIIAGVGAILFSLFIAYDTQNIVRGLYDSPVMAAVSLYLDFLNLFVSLLQLLGIFNSKE
- a CDS encoding thiamine-phosphate pyrophosphorylase; the encoded protein is MIDANLNRLKEGLRVIEDILRYSFNNKALATSIKTLRHKCKIDNYIDIIKQRESTHDVLKESINDEMQRESLENIIIANFKRTQESSRVLEEIYKLENKVYSETFKNIRYELYVLEKQILLTFFNKI
- the panD gene encoding aspartate 1-decarboxylase, giving the protein MLYSKIHRAKVTDANLNYVGSISIDKELINAASLLEGQKVDIVNINNGERFSTYVIEGKSGEICLNGAAARKVQKDDIVIIIAYASFTEDELKTYKPKVVIVDSNNKIINIKEDLKHV
- a CDS encoding YbaB/EbfC family nucleoid-associated protein; this translates as MFNSQDLLKTLENLQEQFSNAQEENKNLTFTAKSGGGLVSVSVNGNGEIIDITIDDSLLEDKESMQILLISAINDALKSFEQNRKSMALDMMNNIGLGGLKGM
- a CDS encoding DUF7488 domain-containing protein, whose amino-acid sequence is MLKIIFCFLLSITSVFAYDFRVCQKQASSSMEKIGKEYGVALKNNNGEIVLFYYSPKVTPRGYTILKHDPFVGMYLLKPKKKLKPLNIREINGDILEQEIASITPTQSVSGKISTLQQSQIDFATLNVPTFNSSIISTICDHIYGIGIGNNYFLEKRYIDRFLNNPIYYGDIGIRVFSNKEGLIEVNVVDPFFKNNPFAYGDIIMAINGEAIPDLAAFNRVVFDLPQGSKVPVRINRNNNVINTFVVVDRRTGGMLLPENFLARIGIEISDNFVITRVESTAKNGFDKLKVGDKIIQINNKKVPTGYNNIIRMLGEMPDSEQKWLISRDDFQFFIEVNTKDSQNENAFTEYIR
- a CDS encoding polyprenyl synthetase family protein, whose product is MKTLLQNTLDDFESFIALNAPKIESFHPYYESALWEMVLGGGKRFRPQLLMTIVLAYAPHKIQCAFLPALAIEVLHTYSLIHDDLPSMDNASLRRGLKTLHTKYDEAGAILIGDALNTYAFYLLSQAKLKPKTKIKLVKILSKNGGIYGMVLGQALDCYFEEKKLPLSSLKTIHINKTAKLISASLQMGGAIANVDKKTLKTLKKLGILLGLFFQIRDDIIDSTQSEKEALKTTNNDTNKNSYVNLLGLEGARYELEKLKTKIDSKIKKLNTNSQEILNIILKKYLKEV
- the surE gene encoding 5'/3'-nucleotidase SurE; the encoded protein is MKRIFITNDDGYESPGLLALKEALSPLGHVVVVAPAVEKSACGHGMSLTHPLRFIKIDDDFYKLDNGTPTDCVYLSLYSLYDNPPDLIVSGINIGSNMGEDVSYSGTAAAAMEGALHDIPSIAISQVLKDKNHFGFDFALAKDSIYKLAKKVLEGGFPLANRQFLNINIPQITKQECKGFKITELGIRMYGNDAQLHRNPRGEEYYWLGLHPLSWKEREGDETSDFSAVFDNYVSITPITLDFTARDKINTLKQWINNG
- a CDS encoding ThiF family adenylyltransferase, with the protein product MDKRFTRTLLLFKDDGFKKLQDSKVLLLGVGGVGSFALDCLYRTGIGNICIVDYDKFDETNQNRQIGALEGVGQKKVEVLAKKYQGINAIDSKVDEEFINSFNFESYDIVIDAIDDINAKILLALKIANKPKIKTMPILLSSTGSAKKLDPSKIEFASIWKSHGDKFARKFREGLKKANFRGDFYVAFSPEVPKCKELGSFSGVTASFGLRLASEAISFILRS